tcccatccgtccgtccgtctgtccgcgGCCCATACCAGTTTAGTGAATGTGCAGTTCTCATGATGTGTATTCATTGGTGTGGTTCTATTTGGAATGACAGCCTTCAGGTAGGTCTATGTAGGCCATTTGtatctgtagcctacttttaaccTTTTTTAACTTCAGCTGGCCCCTTGCAACCACTGAGTGCCTGATAGACCCTGTCATTTATCTACTGTTGTTAGGTCCATTGTCCACTTAAAAAGATGTTTCATGAACAAAAAGATGTCTCATTGTACTACATAAGGTTAACATGTGGTCCTGTTTGAAACGTGAGCCTTAAGGGTTGTTTTAAAACCTGGCAGGGCCCCTCGCAACCCAATAAGCCGTCACATTAACCCTGTTCAACGGTTAGGTCTATTGCCTGTTGGGTTGTTATGTGTATGGTGCAGGGGTGGAACTCACCAATCACTGTGACGGGTAGATTCTAAAATcaaccagtcactcacaattttttacCAGTCAcgatttttaccagttcatattcaacatttccaaacattgtaatgccaagtaagatcattttctgatcaatacttctGTTTCAGAGGTCGTGAATTCCGTTATTGTGATGCCactaactcttttcattaccaatttgcttaagcCTTTGATGTTGGATACTGCTTATTATTCGGCATTAACCTGGTCGCCTGTAGAAAATGTTCACCCTTCAAGGTGAGGGGGGTTGACatttcacccgccaaaggccaaattcacccatctttggcaggtggacgggtttgttttttttttcatccctgGTATGTAGGCTACATCATGACATACAGTTTTACTTATATGTTGCACATAATCAAATTAATTTGTTACAAATGaatttgcaaaaaaaatatttgttgcaGCAGTTATTCACATGATCAAGAAAAAGTGACATACACTCGGTTcaggaaaaaaagagacacacaaaatgaaactcttgaatttaatgtttttattgtgAAACAAACAGCTAAAAGTAACCCCTCATGATAATAGagtaaatatacatttttaaatgCATTCATTTTTTGTTGTATCTTTCGCCACTCTTTTGTGGGGCTTCACAGCTGTCATTAGAAGTCACAATAATACATGTaattgtatgtatgtaatgtatgtaataaaGATAATGTAATTGATATGAATGTGATTATTGTGTCGGCCTAATTATTGTGTTCAAAATGTAATCCAATTGTCATTAAAGGTCCAGTGCAAGTGTAATTTTGTAGTACATAATTCATAGAAACttttgctgcccattcataaatatcatctttttcatgaacatttcTTTTAATACATGAGCAAATGGCTTTTCTCCATGTAAACTTGCCATTGTGAGAGGCCAAGTATGGCTGAAGGGGCAGTCCTAGGGTCGGGGGCAATTGCCCGGCGCGGCAACTATGAGGGGGCGGCAGCATTGCGAAACTCCACCCCGACCACAATTCGCACTCTTTTTACATGTAATTTTCTGTGCTGTTACCACgctattgcaataataacattgtattagagatttttagagatgcacaggatccaagatccggttccggatccgtcaggataatagggtttttcacaggatccggatccggcaggatcttaagcagtggatccgttatccagcagttacctaaaaatcagggtctggtgcatctctagcctaggtttttcagtcagtctttcacaaccccaattgctgcatggagtgaaagaactttggaagcggccagtgcaggcagtgtggcagtaagccaatgagtctaaaaaatggtttgagccaacgtaataaaaagggcccacgtgtgcgagtaggctatgtgtttcaaccctttcgtaggatccggtatccggttccggatccggcaggatcctaagcagtggatccggtatccggcaggatcctaaaaatcaggatccggtgcatctctagagaTTTTTAACGGCAGCTTTTTTGCAGCGGGTGGAGTATAGGAGCGGGTGTTGCCCCGGGTCGCTAGTAATTGTAGGATCACCACTGTTTGGCAGTAAAACATGAGTGGAACAAGTGGGGGTGTGCGAGGGGGCGGTCTCCCCTGGCCCAAGCAACACGGGGCCCATTTTGGTCAACTATATATCACtaaattattattacattgtgaCCGTTGTTGCCACATTCCCCCAACCTGCACCCTCCACTGTACAGTGAACCAACGTTAGCTGTAAAACGTGCTCTAGTCAGACCATTTGGCCTGAATATTCATGAATAAGATGAAACGTATGAAAGGGCAgcataaaagttttttttaaatctactAAAATCACAATCTGGGCCTTTAAAAATAtagtaaaaatgtgtaaattctaAATTTCAAAATTAACTGTAAAATGTGTTGTCTTGCATCCCTGGGCCTTTAAAAAATATAGTAAAAATTTGTAAATTCTAAATGTCAAAATAAACTATTTGTTGTCTTGCATCCCTGGCTGTGTGGTGGGCTTGTCAGCTTTAGTCTGCGATGGCTGAAGAGGCGCCGCAGCCCAGGGTGAGGAAGTGGTACCAGCGCCGGCGTCGCTGTCTCCTGGTGTTCTCTTCAACACCGATCTCAATCCTCTCACTTTCCTCCTTgctttcctccttctctttcttggtctccttcctcttctccttctttgacCTTTTCCAAAACTTGCCCTTGGCTTTCTTTGGCTTCTTCTGGTCAAACTCGCAGGAACATCCCGCAGCAGCGGTCTCCGGCAGAGCAGCATCTTGGCCGAAGGCAGCACTCTCCATGACATCAGAGGCGctgatgatgtcacttcctgtctgGATGCCATCGCTGGCACATCCTTCAGTGGTCTCCAGCCGAGGAGCATCTTGTACCACGGCCTCTGAGATGTCCACCTCCTCGCTGTCCTCCTCCTCGCTGTCCTCTGTGAACAGCTTCTTAGAGTGAACCAGATTCTCTGAGTCCCACTTCACCAGCCGAGGCTTCTTGCGAAACCACCTTTTAGAAAACTTTTCCTTTTTGGTCTCCAGCTGAGGAGCATCATGTACCACAGCCTCTGAGATGTCCTCCTCCTCGCTGTCCTCCTCCTCGCTGTCCTCTGTGAACAGCTTCTTAGAGTGAACCAGATTCTCTGAGTCCCACTTCACCAGCCGAGGCTTCTTGCGAAACCACCTTTTAGAAAACTTTTCCTTTTTGGTCTCCAGCTGAGGAGCATCATGTACCACGGCCTTTGAGATGAAGAACTccccactgtcctcctcctcactgTCCTCCTCATCACTGTCCTCTGTGAACAGCTTAGTCGTCACCAGATTCTCAGAGTCCCACTTCACCAGCCGACGCTTCTTGCGAAACCATCTTCCATAAAACTGATGGGAATAATCTGGCTCCAAGTCCTCGTACCACTCCTTTCTAAAAATCCTGGTCTTCGTCAGATTCTTCATGTCAAACCTCGCAGACTTCTTATGATTCGTGACAATCCGTGACATGCGCAAAATTCCCTTGGGACCCTAAAAGATAAATACATAGAGATATGTGAGAGATTTAAAGACAGACTGTGGCCATTTTCAGTTTGTGCTCAGTGTAGAATAATGTCATCAGAAACTACGTAGACTAGACAAAAACAGGAAAGCATGGGTCACTCACCTTATCTCTCTCATCAAAATATCTCAGTATATCCTCCATACATTCAGCAGCAAAAAATCTCAGTATATCGTCCATACATTCAGCAGCCGCATTCTTTGTATCCTAAAATATCAACAGAAAGACCCATTCCAAATGAATTAGAAGGCATTAGAAGTCTTTTACAATTTGTGAGTATCATGTTATCAGGAGTGAAGAAAACACAGAGGACATCCCTCACCTCATCTGTGCGTTGCTGGTACTCCAATGTGGAGCTTGTAGATGGTCCATGCAAACTTTTCTGCACATCGTCCACACTGTCCGCGGCCAGATTCTCTGTGGCCTAAAGGATAAATACAAATGGGTATTTGAGAAATTTTAGACACACTGTGGCCATTATCAATTTGTGAATGAGTGTAGAAATGTCTTTAAGGTGTCGGCTCCCAGCAATTCTGCAACCTAAAGGATCAACAGAGGTTCAATTCTAAAGATGAAGTCACTGAGAAGTGTGAACATTGGGATGTGATGTAAATAATGTTAATATTAttgtggggggcgctgtggtgtagTGCACTAAGCCCCTCACATATGGCCTTTCAAAAGCCATGTCCCATTTGTGAACAATGttagttttcatttcatttcatttcatttcactcaCCATATCTACGTCTTGCTGGTCCAAAATTCTCAGTATATTCTCCATACATTCGGCTGCCGCATTCTCACCCTCGGCTGCCAGATGTTCGGCAACCTAAAGCAAAAACCACAAGCAAGATATTCAGGAGACTTGGACACTCAAAAGCCATGTCCCATTTGTGAACAATCTTGGTTTTCTTTTCAGGAAGACGCCCCATCTCACTCACCACATCTGAGTGTAGCTGATCCATCAATACGGAACTGTTTGCAGGTCCATGAGTGTGGGACGTAGTTTCATATTCCAAAATTCTCAGTATATTCTCCATACATTCAGCAGCCCCATTCTCTGTATCCATTCTCTGTATCCATCCTTTCTTTGTATCCTAAAATATTAACAGAAAGACAAGTTTCAAAATAATTAGAAGCCTTTTTCAATTTGTGAGCATCATGTCATCAGGAGAGAAGTAAAACCAGAGGACATCCTCGCTCACCATATCAAAGTGTTGCTGATCCCTCATCAGGGTGGAACATTTTGCTGGTCCATCGGTATGGGACTTTTCCTCAGGTCCAACCAAAATTCGGAGTCCATTGTCAGCTCCCTTGGCTGTCACTGTCTCTGCACCCTAAAGAACCAACAAGAAAACAAATTCCACCAAATTAGATTTTGACTGTGTGAAGAGCATTAGTGTCATCAGAGGTGCAGAAAAAATATGGAGGGCGGCCagaggcgtagcagcaaattgtgggctctatgtacaatcagctccaatggacccccaccccagagccatatatctacataaatcagactgtgtgggccccctatagactacatggggccctggtgactctgtCACATTTTACCCCCCTGAACTACATTCCTAAGGGCGGTACATAAATTACTCACCAAATGTGAGTGTTGCCGCTCCATCATCAGTGTGGGACTTTTTGCTGGTCCGCTGGCGTGGGACTCCGTTTTAGATCCACTCAAAACTCTCAGCACCTTCTTGACCTTCTTGAGTGTCAGTATCCTTGCACGCTAAAAGACAGCAAATCAACGAGAATTAGACAGTCATAcccattttttgttttaaatgtgtgtgaACAATATTATCATATTATCAGGGGGTGAATCATGGAAAACAAAGAGTCTCTCACTCACAGCATCTGTGCTTTTGATCTCCCTCAGCACCTGCTGTCTGCTGATAGCCATCGACTTCATGGACTTGATCAGAGTCTCCTCGCTCCTGCGGCTCTCCTCCAGCCTGTGTCTCTCCAGGAAGCACTTCCTCTCGGTGATATAAATCTCCAGGCGGTGGCGGTCCTGCTGGTCCTTCAGGAACTGCTCCTGGCGGAGGCGCCACTCCTCCAGAGCGTTGACATAGTCCTCCAGCTCCTTGAGGTCTCTACAGCTAATGGGTAGGGGGTCCGTCTGCCTTATAATACCGGTAATGCGCTTGCGATTGACCGCCAGGTGTACTTGGAGAAGACACAGGACCTCAGGTCTCTTGATGACAGAAAATGTGGTGGTGATGGCCGGAGGTTTGTTATCACCGCTTTCATCGCTGACACATCCAGTAACGTCTTGCCTCACAACATTTTGGGTGAGGGTAACCAGGTCCTTGGTCACAGGCTTCTTGACATCAGAGTAGATGATGGACAGAGCATTGCCAGTGTCTCCCTGGTTGTCACTGATGACACATCCACTGGCGCCAGGTTTAGCAACATCTGAGGTAGCAAGGTCTTTGACATCAGAGGCGCTGGCGATGCCCCTGGTGCTGCCAGAGTCTCCCTGACTACCATTCGTGGCACAGCCAATGGTCTGCAGCTGAGCAGCATGCTCCATGACATCAGAAGCGGCGATGGTAGTAGCCATAGTGTTGTCACTGTCCACCTTGACGCTGTTGATGGCGCATCCAGTGGTCTCCATTAGAGCAGCACCTTGGCCGAGGACAGCAAGCTCCTTGGCATCAGACGCCTGAGTTTCTCCCTGACTACCATTGGTGCCACATCCAGTGGTCTCCAGGTGACCAGCATCCAGGGCAGGACGCTCCTTGACATCAGAGGCACTGATGGTGGCCTGAGTGTTGTTGGTGTCTCCCTGGGTACCAGTCATCATGACACATCCAgcgttgtctaggctacctgggCCAGCAACCTGCTTGACATCAGAGGGgctgatggtggccagagtggtgTCACTTCCGGCCTGGAGTGATGTCACTTCCTGGTGGAGGCCAGCACGTTCCATGACATCTGAGGCAccgatgatgtcacttcctgtctgGATGCCATCACTGGTACATCCTCCGCTGGTCTCCAGCTGGGAAGCATCATGTACCACGGCCTCTGAGATGTCAGAGGGAGGGCCCTCTGTCAGGGGACTGGAGATCTGGCATCCCGGCTCTGCACTGGTTGATGGTATGACCATCTCCAAATGCAAAACAGGTGCCTGAAATCAGAAAcagattattttttaaatgtatgtaggcctatgtatttattttatgtacTGACTTATTTATTATTGCAATGTAAGCAGAGTGTTGAGACCTCAGCCTAGGGCAATGGCATAGCTCAATTTTCCTGCGACCATTACTCGACAATTTTCAGAGTTAACTATACATTTACGaatacattttcacagaaaaCATTTATGTATTTTTGTTAACATTTAGCCTACACGGTTTATGAGACTcaccttttaaaataaatatagaTGATGGGAAGGAGCCTAATTAAAAACGATATCAAGTTAACAACGTTAATTAAAATCGTGCGGAAAGTCGCTTCCTCTCTTCGTGAATGAACATAAAAGTGAAATGCTTCCATAGAATGTTGGTAACTATGGCGATGAGTGATTCTAATCGCGTCAGTCAGACACAACATTCACAGCTGATGTAATAATAGAGTGAGTGATCGCAGTGATTTATGAAGCACTAGGCCTATAAGCATACGCATACCCACTGTGTATGTATGAAATAAACATCATGAATGGCAGTTAATTACATTCAAAATAGTTAAGCaattaaaaaaatgtatacacTTAAAGAATAGTTTGGGACGAAAGAAAGAATTTTATTCTTTAGAGGTAGCCCATTCCCCAAAGCCGATAGCAGATATCATCCAGTCAGTCAGCATGCTCTACTTAGTACGGCAACTTGCAAGGAATTTGTTTTCAAATAGGCTAACTTCAGATCTACCTTCCTCTGCCAGTCAACAATTAGATATGTTGTCGTTCTAGGGTGGCTCTCAGGCCAATCTGAAAAACAATAGGTATGTTTAAATATTTTTTACATGCATGACTTTTCTTTTAGTCTTCATGGGCTGCATTTTTGCGAATGCGTTAGACACTCCGGTCCACCAGATGGTGGTCTCTGCACCACGGCTTCAATTCTGACAGCCAAAGAAGAGACTAGTCTGACCAGGAAATTGACCCATGTTGTTTATCAATTCATGGAATGTGGAAATGTAGTAAATAATTGGTCCAGAGACATATATCCTATTTATATACCCACTGTTAACATAGGCCGGGAGTAAACTATGGCTTGATAAAGGACTGCGTAAAAGCAAAGTCGAAGAACCCCCCCCAAGCGTTAGGAACTCCCCTGTAAGTAAGATTTCCTTCTTTGGTACCAGTGACAACTCCTGCCAAGTTCTATTACAGGCGAAAACCTGAGAGTGGGCCTACCTCAAATTAATGTGGATTTCCAAGAGATGGTTGCACCTAAATTGCATTATTATATGGCCAAGATATAAACGCAGAACTTGGTTACCTTGGCAAATGTTGCATTACAACCTGCAGAATCACAGCAACATGCATGAGGCGCCAACGTCCTAACGCAGGCTGCAGcaggtgtcaaaaataaaagtggAAAAGAAACATTGTTTCCTCCCAACACAGGCAATCTGAGTAACCAGCAGACGTGTTTGTACTTtctttacgatcagctgactcaggattggttggatcaagtttgtgggtGCGTCCTTGTTaactttttagtgtttttcagtagcaCTATATCTCATTAGGTTGGTTACAATGGAgttaatggtgtaacagctatgtaataccatgtgctagaGTTGTACACCGTACATTTACTTTTGCTCTCTCTAATTCACACCTCTGATTTACAGTTTATCTACTCAGTCAGTGCACATCACATGAACACACCTAGGCCTATAATACCTCCATGTCACACATATCAtattaatatatttatatttgAATAGTAGCTGTTTGTACATGACATAGGAAGGCATAGCTCTTATCATAATTTTATAACAGCTCAAAAGTCCAAGGCCCCATGAGCTGTTCTGGAGAGTTGAATATTGCCAATGGCAGATATTGAGAGACCTTACTGACTTGGTTTTTTTGTTACCGTGTTACACAATTTAGTCCCCATGACACTTTGTAAGTCCTGTATTAAgtgtaaaattaaaaaaaaaaaaagaaacggacGAATTTGCGGGTtcaacttcatttttttttttttaaagaaagggctgaaattgtgcatgcacgcacagttgATGCGTTGAGTTGACCTCTTCCCCTGTATTTGATCTAGTCTACCACTAcgacttgtagtccgaaaaatacggtaatTCAATCCAAGGTGGAGATGGCATTATGTTCGTCATATCACTCACTACTTTGTGTGTAACTACAAAGTTTGAATACAATTTAATATAACCTAAAACGGTCTAATCTAACCTAATCCAGTTTAATCTAATCCAAGGTGGAGATGGCTGTCTGCCTGGAGATGTTTATAAGTCGCTGCTTGCCCGACTCAACGCAGAACCCCAGCAAGGTGCACGCCCCCATGGTTATACTCAAGAGGTGAGCAtggagcgcttgtgtgtgtgtgtgtgtgtgtgtgtgtgtgtgtgtgtgtgtgtgtgtgtgtgagagagaagcccAGCTGCCTGCACACCCCTTGGTCATCCTCAATGGGCCAGTACCTTACACTTGGCTTATGTTCTTGTCCAAAGCAGCtagcagttatttaggtacatgtTATCGGCTCtagtccctgtagcaatgtggggtgaAGTGGCTCACTCAAAGCACGCATGCACGACTCAGTAATGCGGGTGTGAAGCCTACAACCTTCTGATCCTTGCCAGTCACAGCTTGGCTATCCCAGTCTGCTGCcatctttacatctctctctctctctctctctctctctctctctctctctctgtagggagTCGGAGAGTGGTGTGCGGGCGGTTGAGAGCGTGTACTTGGCTGCCGGCTGCACTCTGCTGTCCTCAGCCCAGCTGCTGAACCCCAAGCTGCGTCTCAGCTACACCATCACCAGtggccagcagcagcaggtctACACCATCGACCCCGGCTCCGCCCACAAATGGCTGCACGGCAACAGCAGCTGGGCCTGCAAGCTCTGGCCCGTGTGACCTCATCAGAGTAGTAGAAAGTACATGTAggctgtaagtacaacactagtagtatgacatGACGAAGTTGGAAACCATGTaatatactactagtgttgtaattccaTCGGTAAGCGTACTTCCACAACTCTGGACCTAATCACGAACAAAGTGTGTGACCAATTGCATGAAAGCTATGGCCCTTTCTGACCAATCACACAGAAGTTTTACTAAAACTGTGGCCCTGTGACCAATCATGCATAAGTTGTGGTCCTGTGAGTTCTGGTCTCTGTGACCAGACCACATGCGCATAAAAAGCACTCTCTTCTCCAACACTATCAAGAAAGCACTTGTTTACCTTTTAGACCTTCACAGACTTGGATGGTTCATGCACTTCCTTTTGAAGAGATTTTACGTTGACCGTTTTGGATTACGTTGTTTTTACTGATTTTACATTTCATATTGCATGTTATTTTTTATTAACTGATAATTGTtcctaaatgtgaaaaaagtttaTTTGAATGTGAAGTCTGTTGCAATTAATGTAAGTGTTGCCGTTGGAGTGCAATTAACTTTTTGTTTGGAGGATGGACGACTGTTCTTTGCGTTTTGTTTGGGCCAAATAGGCAATAAATACATATTCTGTATACAACTTTGAGTTTGTCGAGTTCTTGTCCCCATTTTCAGTATTTCACTTCGTCCTAACTTTTCACATAAGCTCGCATTAGGGTTGCCACCTCCAGGACAACAACCCGTTTGACCCTTTTCTTGCACCCTTCAAAACCGGGACGGGTGGTAACGCTTGCATTCAAGCACACCAACAAACTAAATTGTGTTGACAGTTTTCATACTGATTGATGTGCTTTCCTCACGGGTTGTGTTCTGCAACAAACAAATGACAATGAAGGAATCGCTGTTATGACATGGTATAGTTTTAGTTATGTTGCacatttgtaatggaaacactaTTTCAGcaataagtgaaagcccatttggaaactccaactcccattgtcattgtgacacagcagtccacagcacacaagtgaacactgcacacaacggaattgcgcttatgcctcacccatgcaagggggcagccctcaatggcagcCCTAGGGAGTAGTACGGCTGGACGGTACcatcagagatcttatagacagagaaaAGTCATTCTAGttaatttctggtatccactttatgtcttgaggttgagaataaatggagtccccttagccgctgtagatggcagttgagcacttcttgtgcaaacacctcaaaaatagaagaaggagggaacagctcccccttaggagacccaactagagcacactcttttgcattgggtgggcgtgttttgaatcctctttattactccaccctctctggcaacctttgggctacaagtctgacgtcctaaccgcttaccggTATATAACAATAAGCCGCATAATTAGCAAAACATTGGCATACAGGCTATTTGAGTCTCACCATGTTTTTATTGTGAAGCAGCTAAACACAATCCgcaatgttgattcacagttatactaaatgaaatatgaaattatgaaTATGGTGATTATCAATAAAGGTCCAGCATATGTGTAACTTTTTAGTAATTAATTCCCAGTTTACACTCCATTcagttttcatgaatatttttacTACTGTTATCTTGTGCATGTtcaataggcctattgtttgtaaagtactgtaggcctacataactaaGTAAGGGATCCTCTTCATGTAgtaaattaaataattaattttgAATGGCCAATTTATGaggcatctttggctgcaaaacatgACGGAGCAGGGGGCGACGGGTGGCCGCCCTGGGCCAAGCTGTAGGGGGGCTTTTTATGCAACATGTAATTTATCCCTGTTCATTAAAAcgtagcagggctgctgacagctttggctgggcctgggacaagatcATCTGATCATGTCAGCGGTGTA
The Engraulis encrasicolus isolate BLACKSEA-1 chromosome 20, IST_EnEncr_1.0, whole genome shotgun sequence genome window above contains:
- the LOC134436228 gene encoding protein TOPAZ1-like, whose product is MAVCLEMFISRCLPDSTQNPSKVHAPMVILKRESESGVRAVESVYLAAGCTLLSSAQLLNPKLRLSYTITSGQQQQVYTIDPGSAHKWLHGNSSWACKLWPV